The proteins below are encoded in one region of Paenibacillus albus:
- a CDS encoding phosphotransferase enzyme family protein, producing MNHNEVITIGEPYLLPIISELYGLDGYEIKAVPAHDGGRNVVYTCEKEGADAKVIRIAFLNDRSREDFLGEAEYIRYLFEHGGSVSNVVNSGQGNLIEEIVHHNHSFFICVFMKARGKLLVDNHYRYREGVPITEYYYNCGKVLGKMHQLSKEYTPVHRRHLYSDKYNSEYINKLLPSSLSLLKKKLAELLGLLADLDKSAESFGMVHFDYSDGNYMIDFDTGQLTVFDFDNSCFCWYMYDLANVWTLGMGWIQFEQDVYKRKQFMDDYFKTVLDGYRFETEIDRAMLEKLPLFIQATLMENIVDAFEVMRSNGEQPACDERLSYLIKCMEDDIPFMGLFHDIYSCEQPFEYEERIITCSS from the coding sequence ATGAATCATAACGAAGTTATTACGATTGGCGAACCCTATTTGCTTCCGATCATATCGGAGCTGTACGGGCTCGACGGTTACGAGATTAAGGCTGTACCTGCGCATGACGGAGGTCGGAATGTCGTTTATACGTGTGAGAAGGAAGGCGCTGATGCTAAAGTAATTCGAATTGCCTTCCTAAACGACAGGAGCCGGGAAGATTTTCTGGGAGAAGCGGAGTATATCAGGTATCTGTTCGAGCACGGAGGCAGTGTCTCCAATGTAGTCAACTCTGGTCAAGGAAATTTAATAGAAGAGATCGTTCATCATAACCACAGTTTCTTTATCTGCGTATTCATGAAGGCCCGGGGAAAATTGCTGGTGGACAATCACTATCGGTACCGGGAAGGAGTTCCTATTACCGAATACTATTACAACTGCGGCAAGGTGCTCGGCAAAATGCATCAATTGTCGAAGGAATATACGCCTGTCCATCGCCGCCATCTCTATTCTGATAAATACAATAGCGAATATATCAATAAACTGCTCCCAAGCTCCTTATCTCTGCTTAAGAAGAAACTCGCCGAACTCCTTGGATTATTAGCAGATTTAGACAAAAGCGCAGAATCCTTCGGAATGGTGCATTTCGATTACAGCGATGGCAACTACATGATTGATTTTGACACGGGGCAGCTGACTGTATTCGATTTCGATAATTCATGCTTCTGCTGGTATATGTACGATCTAGCCAACGTCTGGACGCTCGGAATGGGCTGGATACAATTCGAACAGGACGTCTACAAACGTAAACAGTTCATGGATGATTATTTCAAAACCGTCCTCGACGGGTACCGATTTGAAACTGAAATTGACCGTGCCATGCTCGAGAAACTGCCCTTATTCATCCAGGCAACCCTCATGGAGAATATCGTAGATGCATTCGAGGTTATGCGCAGCAATGGCGAACAACCAGCGTGTGATGAGCGGCTGTCCTATCTTATCAAATGCATGGAGGACGATATTCCGTTCATGGGATTATTCCATGACATCTACTCCTGCGAGCAGCCCTTCGAGTATGAGGAACGCATTATTACATGCTCTTCTTAA
- a CDS encoding phytanoyl-CoA dioxygenase family protein, giving the protein MNNKERYLFDLQGYLVVENVLSAEQLERMNRIVDEKRSLPEDPILGWGEDFRALIDDAKLNPYLNEILGDKYRLDHEYAIIHRKGAPKLGLHGGGTPYDPGQYYTVRNNQIYSGLTVVSYALTDIGPDDGGFCCIPGSHKSSFPTPKEYRDYSDIGPTVHVPQKAGDVLIFTEALTHGTFPWQALHERRSLLYKFTPAMISWAEYTREQAVLDSLTDAQRERLLSPASTGYRYFGY; this is encoded by the coding sequence ATGAATAATAAGGAACGCTATCTGTTTGATCTGCAAGGGTACTTGGTCGTCGAGAACGTGTTGTCCGCGGAGCAGTTGGAGAGAATGAACCGCATTGTCGATGAGAAGCGCTCGTTGCCGGAGGATCCAATTCTGGGGTGGGGCGAGGACTTCCGAGCGCTAATTGATGATGCGAAGCTGAATCCTTACTTGAACGAGATTCTAGGTGACAAATATCGCCTGGATCACGAGTATGCAATCATTCACCGCAAAGGCGCGCCTAAGCTCGGCTTGCATGGAGGCGGCACGCCTTACGATCCCGGTCAATATTATACGGTTCGGAACAATCAGATCTATAGCGGCCTAACGGTTGTTTCTTATGCTTTGACGGATATTGGTCCGGACGACGGCGGCTTTTGCTGCATACCGGGCAGTCACAAGTCGAGCTTCCCGACACCGAAGGAGTACCGTGATTATTCGGACATCGGACCAACGGTGCATGTACCACAGAAGGCTGGCGACGTGCTTATTTTTACAGAGGCTCTCACACATGGCACATTCCCTTGGCAAGCATTGCATGAGCGAAGATCGCTGCTGTACAAGTTCACTCCAGCGATGATTTCCTGGGCGGAATACACTCGGGAACAGGCGGTTCTTGATTCGCTGACAGACGCGCAGAGAGAACGGCTCCTGTCGCCAGCCTCCACAGGTTATCGATATTTCGGTTATTAA
- a CDS encoding ABC transporter substrate-binding protein — translation MIRLRKIGITLIGLLLVTLLLSACGSNNNAEQNNASAQAETTDTTNANQPVNSEKAAFPRTIKDANGEVTIEAQPKKVAVVHWGYADSILLFDIPSVGLALPFTEATSTLKTASYKPYVDKHSEMKIIGENTQVNMEALLAYAPDLIIAGNAINKDILSDLSKISQTIVIDEQTTDVWSNWPALVTKFGEILGEEDIAAKYIADYNASLADGKAKLANLDGKVAFLQVRDKQAWLQGTNYTKPYYDGLGLKPPVSEKVDMTQGAEISLEGLVALDPDYIVLGYFNYSDKSMPAVTDEWEKVGVWNKLKAVQNGHVYSVDGQLALGYGPIGNSYGVKAVVDALSK, via the coding sequence ATGATACGTTTGAGAAAAATAGGGATTACTTTAATCGGGCTGCTGCTTGTCACATTGCTGCTGAGCGCATGCGGCTCGAATAATAATGCAGAGCAGAATAACGCTTCGGCTCAGGCGGAAACAACAGATACAACCAATGCCAATCAACCGGTGAATTCCGAGAAAGCAGCGTTCCCGCGTACGATCAAGGACGCCAATGGCGAAGTTACAATCGAGGCACAACCGAAGAAGGTTGCCGTTGTTCATTGGGGCTACGCGGATTCCATCTTGCTGTTCGATATCCCATCTGTCGGACTTGCGCTTCCGTTTACGGAGGCAACATCGACGCTTAAGACAGCTAGTTACAAGCCTTACGTAGACAAGCATTCGGAGATGAAAATCATCGGCGAGAACACGCAGGTTAACATGGAAGCATTGCTTGCTTATGCTCCGGACCTTATTATTGCAGGCAATGCAATCAATAAGGACATCTTGTCCGATCTCTCCAAAATCTCGCAAACCATTGTCATCGATGAACAAACGACAGACGTCTGGTCCAATTGGCCGGCGCTCGTCACGAAGTTTGGCGAAATTCTCGGCGAAGAGGACATTGCAGCGAAGTACATCGCCGATTATAATGCATCCTTAGCTGACGGCAAGGCGAAGCTCGCCAATCTGGATGGCAAGGTCGCATTCCTGCAAGTACGCGACAAACAGGCATGGCTGCAAGGCACGAATTACACGAAGCCATACTACGACGGACTGGGACTTAAACCGCCGGTTTCGGAGAAGGTCGATATGACGCAAGGCGCCGAAATTAGTCTTGAAGGTCTCGTTGCGCTTGACCCGGATTACATTGTACTTGGCTACTTTAACTACTCCGATAAGTCTATGCCTGCCGTTACTGACGAGTGGGAGAAGGTCGGGGTTTGGAATAAACTGAAGGCCGTTCAGAATGGTCATGTCTACAGTGTAGACGGTCAGCTTGCCCTCGGCTATGGACCGATCGGCAACTCGTATGGCGTGAAAGCAGTAGTGGACGCATTGAGCAAATAA
- a CDS encoding AraC family transcriptional regulator has protein sequence MAYSYEQLAQDFARIPVEIHGVFRTELEASQIYDGHNTRPTTKCALILGLRGQAEFRFEKSESFKLEQGLVLLGGLGKRLDITTGPEGFEYILVHYLPYGVQMEEARSLTEVALLHAEPDPEQLQLMDRITQAASTLDSLGPLEKKTLFYQLLNKVLQSERHFQNKDSYTAIDESLLFIHTHFAQPLTLSLLAERCDMKAKYFSYLFRKYVGLGPIDYLIRYRMNRANELLSTGQFSVADVARSVGYLDAYYFSRLFKKHIGISPGAVGLYRRRNHPL, from the coding sequence TTGGCTTATTCCTATGAGCAGCTAGCACAAGACTTTGCACGGATACCTGTGGAGATACATGGCGTTTTTCGAACGGAGCTGGAAGCGTCGCAGATCTATGATGGTCATAATACCCGTCCAACAACGAAGTGTGCGCTCATTCTTGGGCTCCGAGGACAGGCAGAGTTTCGGTTTGAAAAGTCCGAAAGCTTCAAGCTTGAACAGGGCCTTGTACTGTTAGGCGGGCTGGGCAAGAGGCTTGACATTACTACGGGGCCGGAAGGTTTCGAATACATACTGGTGCACTACTTGCCTTATGGCGTCCAGATGGAAGAAGCGCGCAGTTTGACTGAGGTTGCACTGCTGCATGCCGAGCCAGACCCGGAGCAGCTCCAGCTTATGGATCGGATTACACAAGCGGCTTCCACACTGGACAGCTTGGGTCCACTGGAGAAAAAAACGCTCTTCTACCAGCTGCTCAATAAAGTGCTTCAATCCGAGCGTCACTTCCAGAATAAAGACAGCTATACGGCGATTGACGAATCGCTTCTGTTCATCCATACCCATTTTGCGCAACCGCTCACGCTGAGTCTTCTCGCCGAACGCTGCGATATGAAAGCGAAATACTTCTCCTATTTATTTCGCAAGTACGTCGGACTCGGTCCGATCGATTATTTAATCCGATACCGAATGAATCGGGCCAATGAACTGCTCTCGACCGGGCAATTCTCTGTAGCGGATGTCGCCCGCAGCGTCGGTTATTTGGATGCTTATTATTTCAGCCGATTGTTCAAGAAGCATATTGGCATCTCCCCAGGTGCAGTCGGCCTATACCGCAGAAGAAATCATCCATTATAA
- a CDS encoding ABC transporter permease has translation METVVKKHFFSDLSVMLGRSMRHISRSMDTIVTVTIMPIAMMLLFVYVFGGAIDSGMDNYVNYLLPGILLIAIASGISYTAFRLFTDVQRGIFERFHSMPISRSTLLWGHVLTSLVSNAISVVVIILVALIMGFRSSAGVLPWLAVAGILALFTLALTWVAAIAGLSAKSVDGASAFSYPLIFLPFISSAFVPTESMPKVVRAFAENQPVTSIVEAIRALLSGQPVGNDIWTALAWCVGILIVAYFFAMRVYKNRV, from the coding sequence ATGGAAACTGTAGTAAAGAAACACTTTTTCAGCGACCTAAGCGTTATGCTCGGTCGTTCCATGCGCCATATTTCGCGCAGTATGGACACCATTGTCACGGTCACTATCATGCCAATCGCCATGATGCTGTTGTTCGTCTATGTATTCGGCGGCGCCATTGATTCCGGAATGGATAACTATGTGAATTACCTGCTGCCAGGCATCCTGCTCATTGCGATTGCTAGCGGCATCTCCTACACCGCGTTCCGGCTGTTCACCGATGTGCAGAGGGGGATATTCGAGCGGTTCCACTCCATGCCCATCTCACGCTCCACCTTATTGTGGGGACATGTGCTGACCTCGCTCGTATCTAACGCCATCTCGGTCGTTGTCATCATTCTCGTCGCGTTAATCATGGGCTTTCGTTCCTCGGCAGGCGTACTGCCATGGCTTGCAGTAGCCGGCATACTCGCACTGTTTACACTAGCATTGACCTGGGTCGCCGCAATAGCCGGACTGTCTGCCAAATCAGTAGATGGAGCAAGCGCCTTCTCCTATCCCCTTATCTTCCTCCCATTCATCAGCTCGGCGTTCGTGCCAACCGAGTCCATGCCGAAGGTCGTTCGTGCTTTTGCCGAGAACCAGCCCGTAACCTCAATCGTCGAAGCCATTCGCGCGCTGTTGTCAGGTCAGCCTGTTGGCAATGATATTTGGACCGCTCTTGCATGGTGCGTCGGAATTCTGATCGTCGCTTATTTCTTCGCAATGAGAGTTTATAAGAATCGGGTTTAA
- a CDS encoding ABC transporter ATP-binding protein: MTNKSIQVTGLQKSYKQLQVLKGVDFEVEKGSIFALLGSNGAGKTTVVRILTTLLQKDSGTAIVNGFDVAAKPDHVRQAISLTGQFAAVDEILTGRENLIMIAKLRYLSNPRQIADDMLRRFGLTDAADRRVATYSGGMRRRLDIALSLVGKPQIIFLDEPTTGLDPEARIEVWKIVKELASGGTTVFLTTQYLEEAEQLADRIAILHEGKIIASGTLSDLKKLFPSTKVEYVEKQPTLEEIFLAIIGKKEAM; the protein is encoded by the coding sequence ATGACGAATAAATCCATTCAAGTAACTGGCTTGCAGAAGTCCTATAAACAGCTTCAAGTGCTGAAAGGCGTAGATTTCGAGGTGGAGAAAGGCAGCATATTCGCTCTGCTTGGCTCCAACGGGGCGGGTAAAACAACGGTTGTAAGAATCCTCACCACGCTGCTCCAGAAGGACAGCGGAACCGCCATCGTAAACGGATTTGATGTTGCAGCTAAACCCGACCATGTGCGGCAGGCGATCAGTTTAACGGGACAGTTTGCCGCCGTGGACGAAATTCTGACCGGACGGGAAAATCTGATCATGATCGCAAAGCTGCGATACCTGAGCAATCCGCGTCAGATCGCGGACGATATGCTGAGACGCTTCGGACTGACAGACGCAGCAGACCGCAGAGTCGCCACTTATTCGGGCGGTATGCGCCGCAGGCTCGACATCGCTCTCAGCCTCGTGGGAAAACCGCAAATTATTTTTCTCGATGAGCCAACCACAGGACTTGATCCCGAGGCACGTATCGAGGTTTGGAAGATTGTAAAAGAGCTTGCGAGCGGCGGCACGACCGTGTTCCTGACTACGCAGTACTTGGAGGAAGCGGAGCAACTTGCCGACCGGATTGCCATTCTGCATGAAGGCAAGATCATTGCCAGCGGCACGCTATCGGATCTTAAGAAGCTGTTCCCATCCACGAAGGTGGAATATGTGGAGAAACAGCCGACACTCGAGGAAATCTTCCTCGCCATCATCGGTAAGAAAGAGGCGATGTAA
- a CDS encoding pentapeptide repeat-containing protein produces the protein MSEKLTNYLNGVFASYDGVKSVTELKADLLSDLQEKYRELQAEGKDEETAFKMTIEGIGDIEETIMEVANLSRSLERQVVTNFSASHLPKSDFAGVTAHKGQFNASALHGSNFAGADLTGSTFKSSDVSEANFDGANLTDCSLSAVNLTNASFNKSILVRTHIHVSGTEGTNFKGARLTDATISKCDLRKTSFEGCIFDGVVFDYCDLSGQNFDGQTFIGVKFDKSAVNEVSFRGATLKNVSFKAYFSLTNKYYRSIATINFDGAVMDKLTYASLKGMGANVSNVTVR, from the coding sequence ATGAGTGAAAAGTTAACCAACTATTTGAATGGCGTATTCGCATCCTACGATGGAGTAAAGAGCGTCACTGAGCTGAAGGCTGACCTGCTCTCCGACTTACAAGAGAAGTACCGTGAACTCCAAGCCGAGGGCAAGGATGAAGAAACAGCGTTCAAAATGACCATCGAAGGCATCGGCGATATCGAGGAAACGATCATGGAAGTCGCCAATCTCTCCCGCTCGCTCGAGCGGCAAGTGGTGACGAACTTCAGCGCGAGCCATCTGCCGAAGAGCGACTTCGCAGGCGTTACCGCGCATAAAGGACAATTTAACGCTAGCGCGCTGCACGGTTCGAACTTCGCGGGTGCAGACTTGACCGGCAGTACGTTTAAGTCCAGCGACGTAAGTGAAGCCAACTTTGACGGTGCGAATCTGACGGACTGCAGCCTAAGTGCTGTTAACCTTACGAATGCAAGCTTCAATAAGTCGATCCTTGTACGCACACACATCCACGTTTCGGGGACGGAAGGAACCAATTTTAAAGGCGCAAGACTAACCGACGCCACGATATCCAAGTGCGATCTAAGAAAAACGAGCTTCGAAGGCTGTATCTTTGACGGCGTGGTGTTCGATTATTGCGATCTGAGCGGGCAGAACTTTGACGGGCAGACCTTTATCGGCGTTAAGTTCGACAAATCGGCAGTCAACGAAGTTTCATTCCGAGGCGCTACGCTCAAGAATGTTTCCTTCAAAGCGTATTTCTCATTGACCAATAAATACTACCGTTCCATCGCAACGATTAACTTTGACGGTGCAGTCATGGATAAACTGACCTACGCTTCGCTTAAAGGAATGGGCGCTAATGTGTCCAACGTTACAGTTCGATAA
- a CDS encoding PadR family transcriptional regulator: protein MSENKLTSDLLRGHTDTMILRLLSEADRYGYEIVKLIADRSGGDYELKEATMYSSVRRLEVDGDIEWYWGDESQGGRRKYFRITEKGKTTYANNKNNWEYAKRVLENLL from the coding sequence ATGAGCGAGAACAAACTTACATCCGACCTGCTGCGCGGCCATACCGATACGATGATTTTACGGCTCTTGTCTGAAGCTGACCGCTACGGGTACGAGATTGTGAAGCTGATTGCCGACCGTTCAGGCGGCGATTACGAATTGAAGGAAGCCACGATGTACTCCAGCGTACGGAGGCTTGAGGTCGACGGCGATATCGAGTGGTATTGGGGCGATGAATCTCAGGGAGGACGGCGTAAATATTTTCGGATTACCGAGAAGGGCAAGACGACATACGCCAACAACAAGAACAACTGGGAGTATGCAAAACGTGTACTTGAAAACCTACTATAA
- a CDS encoding serine/threonine-protein kinase, which yields MITKSIDGVSFELNEEFDFAFLAEYGKIFSVFDQQDSGYICFGVQTDSKKLFLKVAGAATVRSSTSPAAAIARLTSTVSIHQDLRHPALIDLIESKEIGGGYLTVYEWFDGDCMGRQYNSHDKFIALPFKQKLDIFNEIVLFHSHTNKCGYIALDFYDGSIMYDFVSEKTRICDIELYCKKPVINTMGRMWGSSRFMSPEEFELGAEIDERSNVFLMGATAFQLFGGGMERNIEMWEASEALYIIALKAVRTAKEDRYQTIDEFFEAWNKAVSV from the coding sequence ATGATAACGAAGAGCATCGACGGAGTTTCTTTTGAACTGAACGAAGAGTTTGATTTCGCATTCTTAGCGGAGTACGGCAAAATCTTCTCGGTATTCGACCAGCAGGATTCTGGCTATATATGCTTTGGTGTTCAAACGGATAGTAAGAAGCTCTTCTTGAAGGTGGCAGGCGCAGCGACTGTAAGAAGCAGCACAAGTCCTGCAGCGGCCATTGCTCGGCTTACATCCACCGTGTCCATCCACCAAGATTTGCGTCACCCGGCCCTCATCGACTTGATTGAGTCCAAGGAGATTGGCGGCGGTTACCTGACGGTGTATGAGTGGTTCGATGGAGATTGCATGGGCAGACAGTACAACTCGCACGATAAATTCATTGCCCTGCCGTTTAAGCAGAAGCTAGACATTTTTAATGAAATCGTGCTCTTTCATAGCCACACAAACAAATGCGGGTACATCGCGCTGGATTTTTACGACGGATCTATTATGTACGACTTTGTATCCGAGAAGACCCGTATCTGCGATATCGAGTTGTATTGCAAGAAGCCGGTCATCAATACAATGGGGCGAATGTGGGGGTCAAGCCGGTTCATGTCTCCAGAAGAGTTCGAGCTTGGCGCGGAGATTGACGAGAGGTCTAATGTGTTCCTAATGGGAGCAACGGCCTTTCAGTTGTTCGGCGGCGGGATGGAACGTAATATCGAGATGTGGGAAGCGAGTGAGGCACTATATATAATTGCATTGAAGGCTGTCCGTACGGCCAAAGAGGATCGCTATCAAACCATCGACGAATTCTTCGAAGCGTGGAACAAGGCCGTTAGCGTATAA
- the udk gene encoding uridine kinase, translating into MLIIGIAGGTGSGKTTVARSVIEHHGSDKVTFISQDNYYKNHPHLTMAERELLNYDHPLVFDNDLLVEHLKLLRAGETVYAPVYDFPTHSRFSDKTEKLMPYNIVIIEGLHVLSDENLRAMLDIKVFVDTDPDVRILRRVLRDIEERGRSIKSVHDQYLQTVKPMHEAFIEPSKKYADIIIPEGGQNEVGIMLLSVLTEKFLNAEGEEKQ; encoded by the coding sequence ATGCTTATCATCGGAATTGCAGGCGGCACGGGATCGGGAAAGACGACTGTCGCACGCTCGGTCATCGAACATCACGGATCTGACAAAGTGACGTTTATCTCGCAAGACAACTACTACAAAAACCACCCCCATCTCACAATGGCTGAACGTGAATTGCTGAACTACGATCATCCACTCGTGTTTGATAACGATCTTCTGGTCGAGCATCTAAAGCTGCTAAGGGCCGGAGAGACGGTCTACGCACCGGTATACGATTTCCCTACGCATTCCCGATTCTCGGACAAGACCGAGAAGCTCATGCCATACAACATCGTCATTATCGAAGGGCTTCACGTGCTGTCTGACGAGAACCTTCGGGCCATGCTCGATATCAAGGTGTTCGTCGACACCGATCCCGACGTGCGCATTCTGCGCCGTGTGCTGCGCGATATCGAAGAGCGCGGGCGATCAATCAAATCCGTTCACGATCAGTATTTGCAGACGGTCAAGCCTATGCACGAGGCATTCATCGAGCCGTCCAAGAAATACGCAGACATCATTATTCCCGAAGGCGGTCAGAACGAGGTCGGCATCATGCTGCTTTCGGTGCTAACGGAGAAGTTTTTGAACGCTGAAGGTGAAGAAAAGCAATAA
- a CDS encoding Hcp family type VI secretion system effector — protein MAVSFRKVLTALLITAVLLATASLGGSSANAVSSPDNFQVYLKLDAIPGESNVKGFEQWIPVSDVHFGVEVPMSLSTATGAAAGKPQFDGLSFSKLFDAASMPIFLASVQGKVIKSATLVFVKQAPTPVKFLTINLSNVFVSNYSFNDTVESISLAYSIISVGYSSQKPDGSLNAMVKSAWDVTKNMTATPVIP, from the coding sequence TTGGCTGTTTCATTCCGAAAAGTACTAACTGCTCTGCTCATCACCGCTGTTCTGCTAGCAACCGCATCGCTTGGCGGCTCGTCCGCGAATGCCGTATCTTCTCCGGATAACTTTCAAGTCTACTTGAAGCTCGACGCTATTCCTGGGGAATCCAATGTCAAGGGCTTCGAGCAATGGATTCCGGTATCCGACGTCCACTTTGGCGTTGAAGTTCCGATGTCCCTAAGCACTGCCACAGGCGCGGCGGCAGGTAAACCTCAATTCGACGGACTTTCCTTCTCCAAATTATTCGACGCCGCATCCATGCCTATCTTCCTCGCGTCCGTGCAAGGAAAGGTGATCAAGAGCGCAACCCTTGTTTTTGTCAAACAAGCACCTACCCCCGTCAAGTTTCTAACCATTAACCTCAGCAATGTGTTCGTCAGCAATTATTCCTTCAACGATACCGTCGAATCCATCTCGCTCGCCTACAGCATTATCTCCGTCGGCTATTCATCTCAGAAGCCTGATGGTTCGCTGAACGCTATGGTCAAGTCGGCTTGGGATGTTACCAAAAACATGACAGCGACGCCAGTTATTCCATAA